A region from the Lolium perenne isolate Kyuss_39 chromosome 4, Kyuss_2.0, whole genome shotgun sequence genome encodes:
- the LOC127292828 gene encoding uncharacterized protein, with protein MREGDQGRDEARHEPEPGCGGEAAGQAAADCAAVCCCCPMALLEVLLLVAVRLPADLLRRARQRRRRQRRLRRSGRGGDASLSGSAKAMIAAVDALEADEAAAGARRAQAEVEAASELEREIMASSLYGAGFWRSASSRSSSCASSARRP; from the coding sequence ATGCGGGAGGGCGACCAGGGCCGCGACGAGGCGCGGCATGAGCCCGAGCCGGGGTGCGGGGGCGAGGCGGCGGGGCAGGCGGCGGCGGACTGCGCCgcggtgtgctgctgctgccccaTGGCGCTGCTCGAGGTGCTCCTGCTCGTCGCCGTCCGCCTCCCCGCCGACCTCCTCCGCCGCGCGCGCCAGCGGCGGCGGAGACAGCGCCGCCTGCGGCGGAGCGGCAGGGGCGGCGACGCGTCGCTGTCCGGGAGCGCCAAGGCGATGATCGCGGCGGTCGACGCGCTCGAGGCGGACGAGGCGGCGGCCGGCGCCAGGCGCGcgcaggcggaggtggaggccgcGTCGGAGCTCGAGCGGGAGATCATGGCCTCGAGCCTCTACGGCGCGGGCTTCTGGCGCAGCGCCTCCTCACGGTCCAGCTCCTGCGCGTCCTCCGCGCGCCGGCCGTGA